GAATATAAGGTTATCACTCGCAATAGAACGTATATATGAATGGTTCCTTCTGCGGAGGAAGAGGTATATTTAACATTACGAAGTCATCATCAGACTGTGTAACGGAGATAGATCCATCGGCATTAGTGAAGGCATATTCAATACTTACAAGCTCTGTTCCTTCAGGTACATTGAAGAACCCTTCCGGCCAGAATGTGATATTGTATGTTTTGGTATACTGATTCTCTCGTTTCATCAGGGTCTTGTCACTCTTCTCATTTACGGTATAACGGTGTCCGTCGCTAGCTACCGCCGTTCCTTCAAAATAGATCTTATCGGCCTTGACAAGTGCATTATCCTCGTCCATGCCTCCTATAAAGCTAAAGGTAACAAAGTCGTTTTGCAATGATGTCAATGGAGTGGTTTTGTTGAAGTGTTCGCTACAGAAGTCAGTAACAAGTCCTTCACCTTCTACTACCTCAAAACATCCGGCTTCCTCACATTTCTTTGCATCCGCGCTTGTACTGAAGTTATCGTCAGTACTGTTAATAAAGAATGATGGTTTGAAACGCAGATTTTTGTTTCCTACCGGTACACGGACATAGATTGTAAAATGAATCTCCCCTGCAACGCCGTTATAGGGTTTTGTCCAATAGGCTGCCCATTCCATATCTTCCAGAATATTGGTACCGACACCGTATTCTTGCATGAGAGCAGCCGACCATGATAATCCTGGTTTATTGCTAGGTTGTTCGGTCGATGGGATAAGCGTCATGTTTTGCTCACCTATATTCGGATCAAATGTATCCTCTGTGTATGAAACTCTGGCATTTTGTGCCAAATTCCAACTCTTAGGAGCCAAAAAACCGAAAACAAGTCGTTTGTCATTGCGCGGGTCTCCTTCAACCTTAATATGTCCATGCATTTTGAAAGTAGCAGTCATCCCGGCCTTTGCATAGTTTACGGCTTTTCCGTCTATCATTTGGGTTATATCGACAGAATCGATAAAGAGGCAACTCATAACGACGAAAGTCATAAGTATAGTTGATAACGCTACGATGTGCCGTTTGCGTTGAAGCAAGCTGATTAATTTCTTTTTCATAAAGCGTTATGATTTTTAGTTTTCTGATATTTTCTTGAATACATAAGTGTAGGTATTCGAACCACACCCGGGGCTATGAGTAATCACGATGTTACGTTCGCCATTGGTAATGGGGAATAGGATATCGGTACTGGCCTGCTCTGTGGCTCCATCCTCTGTGAAATAGAGGCGAAAAGGATAATAGATATCGTCAACTTTCCACGTGCCATTGTGGCGTACCACAAAAGGTAAATAGTTTTCAATTGTGTACTTACCATCTTTCTTCAGGTCAATTTGGAACTGGCTGAAGTCCATGGTTTCGGTAATATCATTACTGTTGCGGCTCACTGTGGTGAGTTGCCACGTGCCTGATATGTCTTTGACCTGCTCCGTGTTTTTGTCAGGATCAGCAGGAGCAGAGAACGTATCACACGATGTCACAAGCAGAGTAGTCAGCAAGGCTATTGCCGCCAAATGTATGCTATGTTTCATATTTTGGGTATTTTATTAATTATAATAGGGATTCTGTAGCAAATCTTTCGACTTCACCGTCTCATTGTAAGGAATTGGGAAAAAGTACATAGCCGGACGCCATACATGCGTGCGTACATCAAATTCTTTCCAAGTCTTTGTTCCGTCAGTGGCGCGAGTGATTTCAATGCCATGCATGGTTTTGCTTTCGGTTTGCGGAGCAATCATCCATCGGCGTACATCAAAGAAGCGATGCCCTTCAAAAGCAAATTCAAGGCGGCGCTCTTCCTGAATGGCTTGGCGCATCTGTTTTTGTGTCATATCCTTTTCAAGTCCGTACATACCATCTGCACCGGGCTCGATGCCGGCACGCTTGCGAATGAGTTTTAATATGGGATAACAACCGAGTTGTTGTCCGCCTAGCGTTTCTTCGAAATCGGGACCATGATATTCATTGGCTGCTTCAGCATACATCAGTAAGATGTCGGCGTAACGTATCAGTGGATCGTTGTGACGGCTTGGATTCCATGTACTACCTTTACATAAGCGATCACATCCCTTGCGTACATAGAAACCGGTGGCAGTGCCTTGGTATACGGCATCGCTTGTCTGCCCTACGCCAATCCATGTGTTAACAACTGTGGTAGCACTGTAAGTATCGTCGGCAGGGACCAACGCACCATCATAAATCACAGTGTTGTTGAAACGGGGATCGCGACTTTTGGCGGGATTCAAAGGATCGAATGTGTATTGGCTATTGTTAATAGGTTTACCGTCAATCATAGGGAAAGCATCTGCCAATTCTTTGTATATGTATCCGCCGTGGCGTGTTCCGGAGTGACTGCCACTAGGTGGATAGTAAGCAGCCTCATGTCCGGACTCACGTTGATACTTACGGTCGAGGATATTGCCGGCAAAGGCTCCGTTATTGTTTTTACCATCATCATCGGTCAAATTGGCATTTCGTGTATCGCCAGCTTGGAATATGACGTAGAATCCGAAACCTGGTTCGGCTTTGCCGTTCAAATCTTTACTTCTAATAAAGAGATTATAGGTTCCTAGATTGATTACCGCACGGGCAGCATCCATTGCCGTTTTCCAACGTTCTTTATCATAAGAGGGATAGCCTACTAATTCTTTGGTATCGGTAGGAGCGAAATCACTTCCATTGAATAATGGACTAGCTGCATAGAGGCAGACACGGGCTTTAAGACCCAGGGCGGCTGCCGATGAGGCACGGCCGTTTTCTTGTCCTGTTCGTCTTATGGGAAGTACATTGAGTTGGACGATAGAGTCACATTGATGGGTCACATACTCTACACATTCCGCCCATGTATTACGTGAGGTTTTCATAGTCGAAGTAGCATCATATACATTATTCCCAATAATTGGTACACCACCGTAGTGTTTCATCAGAATGAAGTAGTACCAGGCACGCAAGAAAAGTGCTTCGGATATGTATTGAGCTTTTCGGCTCTGTACCATCGGTGATCGGTCTATGTTGGCGAGGAATACGTTGCATCGACGAATGTTGGTGTAGCATTTCGACCATGCGTCATCACTTACCGTAACCGGATTAACTGTACCGGTAGCAAACATCATGTTTGTCCAGATGGTAGACGAAGGATAAAATTCAGCTTCGTCACAAGCGCTTTGCAGCCCACCACCATTAGCCAAAAGGTACGTCCATCGGTTGTAGTTGATATCAAACCCGATATCGGTATAAATTCCGGTCAGGAAGTTGGCGGTATACGTACTATCTGCAAAAACGGTCTCACGATTTAAATCCGAAGTTTGGGTTTGATCGAGGAAACTGTCATTACAGGACGCAACTGTTCCTAAAAATAGGAGTAGCATTAATGATTTCATGTACAATTTCATAGTAAAACTTATAAAATTAAAATTAAACAATTTAAAGCCAATAAGCCGAGACTAATTCACGACTTGAATTTGTATTAAGACGATTGACAAGATATACACCACTAAACACAATATTTTTTTTCACGTATTATTATTCAATAAAAAGGTCATTGTATTATTCGAGCAATGATAGTAGATCAAATACATCTAAAGAAAGAGTTATCCGAATTAGTGGTTTTTCATTCCTGAATCGTCTTTACCCTAAATTCTAATAGTGTAACATTATGAGACGCATCTTTTTGTCAACCTTTATGGCTTGTATTATCGGCTTTACAGGTGCAGAAACAAATTAAATAATCTTAAATATCTTATTAAACATGAAACCAATTCATCTTATCCTAAGTATCGCACTCCTCGCTGGAGGAGCATGTGGTGACCAGCAAGAACCTTATTACGGCAATTCAGAAGTGAAGATGCCTCAAATTGATTCCGAATGGAATCTCGAACTAATGCCAAATCGATCAGGACAATATTGGAAAGTGTTCGTCTACAAAGACTTGAAATACAATACCCTTTTCACTCGGTCGTTGGGCTGGAATGGAGGAGACGGTGTGTTCACCACTGGTTTGCCTGACGGGAATATATTTTGGTCGTTCAATGATAGCTTCTATGGCGTAATCAATGAAAATCGTTCACGAGGTAATTGTAGTTTCCCGCGTAATAGTATTATGGTACAAACACCTGGTGAGAAGGATGAAAATCTTGTTTGGTTAGCTGATTACGTACAAACCAACGATCCTAATGCGGATAGATACTATCAGGTACGCACTCACATTCGTCATCCGAAAGCTACACTCTCGGAAGAAAAAATACAAGCTGGAGAAATCGATCAGGATTATCTTTATTGGGCAGGAGATGCTACGATATATAACAATCAGATGCAAATGTTGTGGGGAGCCGTTGATAATACCGATCCGAACAACCTGATGCGCCGCTTCGGTACTTGCTTGGCTACTTATAGCTTGGAAGGAAAGCCGGGCGATGCTACTTACATGAAACTTATCAGTCGTAATGATAACTTTAACGACCACACTTTAGGTTATGGCGACACTATGTGGGAAGACGAAGACGGACATATCTATCTTTACACAACTTCCAATTATAAGGTGGCTGTGGCACGTACCGCTACACGCGACCTTGGCAGCCAGTGGGAATATTATGTGGCCGATCCGCAAGGACATTTCTCGTGGACAACGCAGTACCCCTCAATCCAAGATGCTGAAAACTCTACAATTAT
The Bacteroides luhongzhouii DNA segment above includes these coding regions:
- a CDS encoding DUF4961 domain-containing protein, translated to MKKKLISLLQRKRHIVALSTILMTFVVMSCLFIDSVDITQMIDGKAVNYAKAGMTATFKMHGHIKVEGDPRNDKRLVFGFLAPKSWNLAQNARVSYTEDTFDPNIGEQNMTLIPSTEQPSNKPGLSWSAALMQEYGVGTNILEDMEWAAYWTKPYNGVAGEIHFTIYVRVPVGNKNLRFKPSFFINSTDDNFSTSADAKKCEEAGCFEVVEGEGLVTDFCSEHFNKTTPLTSLQNDFVTFSFIGGMDEDNALVKADKIYFEGTAVASDGHRYTVNEKSDKTLMKRENQYTKTYNITFWPEGFFNVPEGTELVSIEYAFTNADGSISVTQSDDDFVMLNIPLPPQKEPFIYTFYCE
- a CDS encoding DUF5004 domain-containing protein, which encodes MKHSIHLAAIALLTTLLVTSCDTFSAPADPDKNTEQVKDISGTWQLTTVSRNSNDITETMDFSQFQIDLKKDGKYTIENYLPFVVRHNGTWKVDDIYYPFRLYFTEDGATEQASTDILFPITNGERNIVITHSPGCGSNTYTYVFKKISEN
- a CDS encoding RagB/SusD family nutrient uptake outer membrane protein codes for the protein MKLYMKSLMLLLFLGTVASCNDSFLDQTQTSDLNRETVFADSTYTANFLTGIYTDIGFDINYNRWTYLLANGGGLQSACDEAEFYPSSTIWTNMMFATGTVNPVTVSDDAWSKCYTNIRRCNVFLANIDRSPMVQSRKAQYISEALFLRAWYYFILMKHYGGVPIIGNNVYDATSTMKTSRNTWAECVEYVTHQCDSIVQLNVLPIRRTGQENGRASSAAALGLKARVCLYAASPLFNGSDFAPTDTKELVGYPSYDKERWKTAMDAARAVINLGTYNLFIRSKDLNGKAEPGFGFYVIFQAGDTRNANLTDDDGKNNNGAFAGNILDRKYQRESGHEAAYYPPSGSHSGTRHGGYIYKELADAFPMIDGKPINNSQYTFDPLNPAKSRDPRFNNTVIYDGALVPADDTYSATTVVNTWIGVGQTSDAVYQGTATGFYVRKGCDRLCKGSTWNPSRHNDPLIRYADILLMYAEAANEYHGPDFEETLGGQQLGCYPILKLIRKRAGIEPGADGMYGLEKDMTQKQMRQAIQEERRLEFAFEGHRFFDVRRWMIAPQTESKTMHGIEITRATDGTKTWKEFDVRTHVWRPAMYFFPIPYNETVKSKDLLQNPYYN
- a CDS encoding DUF5005 domain-containing protein, which encodes MKPIHLILSIALLAGGACGDQQEPYYGNSEVKMPQIDSEWNLELMPNRSGQYWKVFVYKDLKYNTLFTRSLGWNGGDGVFTTGLPDGNIFWSFNDSFYGVINENRSRGNCSFPRNSIMVQTPGEKDENLVWLADYVQTNDPNADRYYQVRTHIRHPKATLSEEKIQAGEIDQDYLYWAGDATIYNNQMQMLWGAVDNTDPNNLMRRFGTCLATYSLEGKPGDATYMKLISRNDNFNDHTLGYGDTMWEDEDGHIYLYTTSNYKVAVARTATRDLGSQWEYYVADPQGHFSWTTQYPSIQDAENSTIIPLESACSMPWVFKKGDTYYMIGQSMWFGRDVLMFRSKHPYGPFVDQKTLFTLPEFLDKIGEQRYQHVYMVNIHPALSRTGELVISTNTDCSNFWDNFNAPGSADFYRPYFYRVFNWESLYDNDAPLE